From one Aspergillus fumigatus Af293 chromosome 8, whole genome shotgun sequence genomic stretch:
- a CDS encoding HET domain protein, protein MKRETNKKSARVIGWSVLPGVGNGACTQFEIVFSNENGGAQGTRNPTSHHLHSSGPLRAVKHTKQGAAYIAIASVKFGLANNILTIVLCSEDGSEWSTRMAVVGERLIVPAQQTQLAELFIAVGKSCNSELTIPANLQLNADGIGCQTCAAPFCEVGGLIYTHDSMASSQLGRDLECQKETCPAVISYTDNQHLWVDRAPLNQAALTDLMITLAESETVRIADTCVASGENRKLLLSDNIMWWTEEVTEEVPQRKESKPANWGGFQDLWRNHKNLRESRNRAKVLVWTEAPPVHTSVKRFAQAGKSDSDASNPLRLVHVQTRDVLKTEGIETKRYAVISYTWSQFSKEELLEWATSRAMQLGYEYIWIDQYCIDQKNKQEKNKEIKRMRDYYKNAAQVLVLVPDVTSLARFDVASTDQLIHVDAAINASRDVLKQFVSCEWLKRVWTFQEAWVARQCVLCTKEQMLDGTVMDALLGLLKYEAVNRPRVMCITSKSIANPVVANPNTVVWEGVLSNRQTVVGSIDRWILQSGRRVYEPPRLTLVQAWEASQGRNTVNEEDRVYALLSSIEGGDRVTVERGRSLLAVIQDCVEAGIVTADLLAGNDPSTVADRCWMPDLTGSGPQHPLRVASASEKQQQLVWRGGKVSVKGKIFGFADVSVWLRIALVKTQDPIQQSEGSDRPWIQFALSTRQKTWTPKDLIKSDFLLVQPMPGCTQTVLVSGKKLADGSFHRKKGYIVWLRRSGEEWLQDSQPVEVG, encoded by the coding sequence ATGAAGCGAGAAACAAACAAAAAGAGTGCCAGAGTAATAGGCTGGAGTGTGCTGCCTGGTGTGGGAAATGGAGCATGCACGCAATTCGAGATCGTGTTTTCCAATGAGAATGGCGGTGCCCAGGGGACTCGCAATCCCACGTCTCATCACTTGCATTCGTCGGGTCCACTGAGAGCTGTGAAGCACACTAAGCAGGGAGCAGCCTACATAGCAATTGCCAGTGTAAAATTCGGACTGGCAAACAACATACTCACCATTGTCTTATGTTCCGAAGACGGCTCTGAATGGAGCACAAGGATGGCAGTAGTAGGCGAGCGCTTGATCGTTCCAGCGCAACAGACTCAACTGGCTGAACTCTTCATCGCAGTGGGTAAATCCTGTAATAGCGAGTTGACAATACCTGCCAACCTGCAGCTGAACGCTGACGGGATTGGTTGTCAAACCTGTGCAGCTCCCTTCTGCGAAGTTGGTGGCCTTATTTACACCCATGACAGCATGGCTAGCAGCCAGTTGGGGAGAGATCTGGAATGCCAGAAGGAAACATGTCCGGCCGTTATTAGCTACACAGATAATCAGCATCTATGGGTTGACCGGGCACCACTGAACCAGGCAGCCCTGACGGATCTTATGATCACCCTTGCTGAAAGCGAGACCGTACGGATCGCAGACACATGTGTAGCTTCGGGCGAAAACAGGAAGCTCCTTCTGTCAGATAATATAATGTGGTGGACAGAGGAAGTCACCGAAGAGGTGCCACAACGGAAAGAGTCCAAACCAGCAAATTGGGGCGGCTTTCAGGACCTGTGGCGAAACCACAAGAACCTTAGGGAGTCTAGAAATAGGGCCAAAGTCCTGGTCTGGACGGAGGCTCCTCCGGTCCACACTTCTGTCAAGAGATTCGCCCAAGCAGGGAAATCAGACAGCGACGCAAGCAACCCCCTGAGGCTGGTACACGTCCAGACACGGGATGTACTGAAAACAGAGGGAATCGAGACAAAACGCTACGCGGTCATTTCGTACACCTGGAGCCAGTTCAGTAAAGAGGAGTTGCTGGAATGGGCAACGTCACGAGCGATGCAGCTGGGGTACGAGTACATATGGATCGACCAATATTGCATTGAtcagaagaacaagcaggagaagaacaaggagatcaagcgCATGAGAGATTACTACAAGAACGCGGCACAGGTTCTGGTGCTTGTCCCTGACGTGACGAGCTTGGCAAGATTTGATGTGGCATCAACCGACCAGCTGATACATGTGGATGCAGCCATCAACGCGTCTAGGGATGTATTGAAGCAGTTCGTATCTTGCGAGTGGCTGAAGAGAGTCTGGACCTTTCAAGAAGCATGGGTGGCTAGACAATGCGTGCTGTGTACCAAAGAGCAGATGCTTGACGGCACGGTGATGGATGCCTTACTTGGCTTGCTCAAGTACGAAGCTGTCAACAGACCCAGAGTGATGTGCATCACCAGCAAGTCAATAGCAAACCCGGTGGTTGCAAACCCTAACACAGTCGTCTGGGAGGGAGTACTCAGCAACCGTCAGACTGTGGTAGGATCGATAGACCGGTGGATATTACAAAGTGGACGACGCGTATACGAACCGCCGCGGCTCACGCTTGTCCAGGCCTGGGAAGCCTCACAGGGAAGAAACACAGTGAATGAAGAAGACAGAGTATACGCTCTGCTGTCTTCTATCGAGGGCGGAGACCGAGTAACAGTCGAGCGCGGACGGTCTCTGCTGGCTGTCATCCAGGACTGTGTGGAAGCGGGTATTGTCACTGCTGATCTGCTAGCCGGCAATGATCCCTCGACGGTGGCAGATAGGTGCTGGATGCCGGATCTAACAGGATCAGGACCGCAGCATCCTTTGCGGGTGGCAAGTGCGAGTgagaaacagcagcaacTGGTTTGGCGAGGGGGCAAGGTGTCTGTGAAGGGGAAGATTTTTGGCTTTGCTGACGTGTCCGTTTGGCTACGCATCGCACTCGTGAAGACTCAGGATCCGATCCAACAGTCTGAAGGGAGCGACCGACCTTGGATTCAATTCGCTCTCTCCACGCGGCAGAAAACTTGGACACCGAAAGACCTGATCAAGTCTGATTTCCTTTTAGTGCAGCCAATGCCTGGGTGCACACAGACCGTCCTGGTTTCTGGTAAAAAGCTAGCGGACGGGTCGTTTCACAGGAAGAAAGGATATATAGTCTGGCTTAGAAGGTCAGGAGAAGAGTGGCTGCAGGACAGCCAGCCAGTAGAGGTTGGATGA
- a CDS encoding cupin domain-containing protein — MSLAFTNQPPEERVPYAIPQLEGERITIPGSKGTFRILASSKQTNGLMAVFQSGAVLSDAPGFHFHNQAHDVFLVTKGYLKLWNGDKCRIMGPGDFAYVPPKVIHNPEMLGPHTEIYGLITPGDWVDFFRYVSEPYKGILVPEDDSRDLKSILIPKVMAAKEKFDVVFQPNYQPPEVGEFTKDDEKIPDGHEPYYLRSNTGPKWMLGGVMSRPFITTKQSNGVCAISSIESSKVYSEGLLSKYMTFKSVDHCFCVLEGTLTVRLKGSTDTVFREGETVVVPAGQAFALRFESKYVRVYSFTDGDGIESLVRRLGKPFEGSVLPDKEPEWEHTQVQPVATELNVEIEL; from the exons ATGTCTCTCGCCTTCACGAATCAACCGCCCGAGGAGAGGGTCCCCTACGCCATCCCTCAATTGGAAGGTGAACGCATTACTATCCCCGGTAGCAAGGGAACCTTTCGCATTCTTGCATCGTCTAAGCAGACAAATGGATTGATGGCAGTTTTCCAAAGTGGTGCTGTGTTATCTGATGCCCCCGGATTCCACTTTCATAACCAGGCGCACGACGTCTTTCTTGTAACGAAGGGATATTTGAAACTGTGGAACGGGGATAAGTGTCGGATTATGGGACCGGGCGATTTCGCATATGTGCCTCCT AAAGTCATTCATAATCCCGAGATGCTTGGGCCTCATACCGAGATCTACGGTCTGATCACTCCTGGTGACTGGGTAGATTTCTTCCGCTATGTCTCGGAACCATACAAGGGGATCCTGGTTCCCGAGGACGACAGCCGTGACCTAAAgtccatcctcatccccaAAGTCATGGCCGCAAAAGAGAAATTTGACGTGGTCTTCCAACCCAACTACCAACCTCCCGAGGTGGGTGAATTCACTAAGGATGACGAGAAAATTCCAGATGGCCACGAACCATACTATCTGCGCTCTAACACAGGCCCGAAATGGATGCTGGGTGGTGTGATGTCCAGACCCTTCATCACCACGAAACAAAGCAATGGCGTCTGCGCGATCTCGAGCATCGAGTCGTCCAAGGTGTACAGTGAGGGTCTGCTATCTAAGTACATGACCTTCAAGTCTGTCGATCACTGTTTCTGTGTGCTGGAAGGTACATTGACCGTACGTCTCAAGGGTTCTACTGACACCGTTTTCCGTGAGGGAGAGACGGTGGTGGTTCCCGCTGGTCAGGCATTTGCTCTGCGATTTGAGAGCAAGTATGTGCGGGTGTATTCATTCACTGATGGTGATGGCATTGAGTCGCTGGTGCGCCGGCTTGGAAAGCCGTTCGAGGGATCCGTGCTGCCTGATAAGGAGCCCGAATGGGAGCACACTCAAGTACAACCTGTTGCTACAGAGCTCAATGTGGAAATTGAACTGTGA